In a single window of the Pseudomonadota bacterium genome:
- a CDS encoding ABC transporter permease subunit (The N-terminal region of this protein, as described by TIGR01726, is a three transmembrane segment that identifies a subfamily of ABC transporter permease subunits, which specificities that include histidine, arginine, glutamine, glutamate, L-cystine (sic), the opines (in Agrobacterium) octopine and nopaline, etc.), whose amino-acid sequence MTDVSAGPGRDWRPVRRLLLGLGYQAAAVAAVAALLAYFALNAAENLATRGLHLGFGFLSQEAGFRIGFSIIDFTEADSYGRAFLVGLVNTLLAVAISIVLATALGFAIGIARLSTNWPLSRLALGYVELVRNLPLLLHLLFWYNVALRALPPVRQSLSLGGLAFLNNRGILLPRPVLEADLAGAPWSFLAWAAIAVFVWVWNKRRQAVTGEAFPAAMVIFLLVSGTALLLLASGLASLTWELPVLRGFDFTGGLRLTPELAALIFALTVYNASFIAELVRGSILAVDQGQTEAAKALGLGRGRILRLVVIPQALRVLIPPLSNQYLHLLKASSLATAIGYPDLVNVFTGTVLNQTGRAIEIVLITMLVYLTLSAVVALATNVYNRLAAIVEN is encoded by the coding sequence ATGACTGACGTATCCGCCGGCCCAGGCCGCGATTGGCGACCCGTACGCCGATTGCTGCTCGGGCTTGGCTATCAGGCAGCCGCGGTCGCGGCGGTGGCGGCTCTTCTCGCCTATTTTGCTCTCAATGCGGCGGAAAATCTTGCTACGCGAGGTCTCCATCTCGGTTTCGGCTTTCTCTCGCAAGAGGCGGGATTCCGCATTGGCTTCAGCATCATCGACTTCACCGAAGCCGACTCATATGGGCGTGCCTTCCTCGTCGGTCTCGTCAATACCTTGCTGGCCGTCGCCATCTCCATCGTACTCGCAACCGCACTCGGATTCGCAATCGGCATCGCGCGTCTCTCCACGAATTGGCCGCTGTCCCGCCTGGCGCTCGGCTACGTAGAGCTCGTTCGCAATCTGCCGCTGCTGCTGCATCTCTTATTCTGGTACAACGTAGCCCTGCGCGCGCTGCCACCGGTACGCCAGAGCCTCTCTCTGGGCGGACTCGCCTTCCTCAACAACCGCGGCATCCTCCTACCCCGGCCGGTTCTGGAAGCTGATCTCGCCGGGGCGCCTTGGTCATTCTTGGCCTGGGCTGCCATAGCGGTTTTCGTCTGGGTCTGGAATAAGCGTCGTCAGGCAGTTACCGGCGAGGCGTTCCCGGCCGCTATGGTCATTTTTCTCCTCGTTTCGGGAACGGCGCTCTTACTGCTGGCAAGCGGCCTCGCGTCCTTGACATGGGAGCTGCCCGTACTGAGGGGATTCGATTTCACCGGGGGACTCAGGCTCACCCCCGAGCTCGCAGCCCTCATATTCGCGCTCACGGTCTACAATGCCTCCTTCATTGCCGAGCTCGTCCGCGGCAGCATCTTGGCCGTCGACCAGGGACAGACCGAGGCGGCAAAGGCGCTCGGCCTCGGTCGAGGTCGAATACTTCGTCTCGTCGTGATCCCGCAGGCGCTCCGGGTGCTGATCCCGCCCTTGTCGAACCAATATCTCCACCTCCTTAAAGCGTCCTCGCTCGCGACTGCGATTGGCTATCCCGATCTGGTCAACGTATTCACCGGCACCGTGCTCAACCAGACTGGCCGCGCGATCGAGATCGTGCTGATCACCATGCTCGTCTACCTGACGCTGAGCGCGGTGGTCGCATTGGCGACCAACGTCTATAACCGGCTGGCCGCGATCGTGGAGAACTGA
- a CDS encoding amino acid ABC transporter substrate-binding protein, which yields MRGTRLACGAAIAVMLVWSGSLAAGPNDTVNAVKQRGQLLCGVSTGGSTGMSTLDSQGNWQGFEVDFCRAVSAALLGDAAKVKFVPLEFKNAFTALQSGDVDILARTATWTYTRNTELNLDWAGIYMYDGQGFLVSKTLGVKSGAELNGASICVAGGSTSELNLADYFRTRRITYTPIVGNTREQSQANLEAGRCDAYTNERGGLAASRTALKNPDGFVILPDVFSKEPLGPIVRKDDPRFRDIVAWTLNMLIAAEELAITQKAVTELAAASPNPEIQRMLGKTGSFGPKMGLAEDWGVKAILAVGNYGEMYDRNLGEGSPIKLARGPNRLWNDGGLFYAPPFR from the coding sequence ATGCGTGGAACGAGATTGGCATGTGGAGCAGCAATTGCCGTCATGCTCGTCTGGTCCGGTTCCTTAGCTGCGGGCCCGAACGACACAGTGAATGCCGTCAAGCAGCGCGGCCAGCTGCTCTGCGGCGTGAGCACGGGTGGATCGACAGGCATGAGCACCCTCGACAGCCAAGGCAATTGGCAAGGCTTCGAGGTCGATTTCTGCCGGGCCGTGTCGGCGGCCCTGCTGGGCGACGCCGCGAAGGTCAAGTTCGTGCCGCTCGAGTTCAAGAACGCGTTTACCGCGCTGCAGTCGGGTGATGTCGACATCCTCGCGCGCACGGCCACTTGGACCTACACGCGCAACACCGAGCTCAACCTCGATTGGGCCGGTATCTACATGTATGACGGCCAGGGTTTCCTGGTCTCCAAGACGCTCGGGGTGAAAAGCGGTGCGGAGCTGAATGGCGCATCGATCTGCGTCGCGGGGGGATCCACCTCGGAGCTCAATCTCGCGGACTATTTCCGTACACGCCGCATCACCTACACGCCAATCGTCGGCAATACCCGCGAGCAGAGCCAAGCAAACCTCGAAGCGGGCCGCTGCGACGCCTACACGAACGAGCGCGGCGGGCTGGCCGCGAGCCGGACCGCGCTTAAGAACCCCGACGGCTTCGTCATACTGCCGGACGTGTTTTCGAAGGAACCGCTCGGACCCATCGTACGCAAGGATGATCCACGCTTCCGCGACATCGTTGCCTGGACACTCAACATGCTGATCGCGGCCGAGGAGCTGGCCATCACCCAAAAAGCGGTGACGGAGCTGGCGGCTGCGTCGCCCAATCCGGAGATCCAGCGAATGCTTGGCAAGACCGGGAGCTTCGGGCCAAAGATGGGATTGGCTGAAGACTGGGGCGTGAAGGCGATCCTTGCGGTCGGAAACTACGGCGAGATGTACGATCGAAACTTGGGCGAGGGGAGCCCGATCAAGCTGGCTCGGGGCCCGAACCGCCTTTGGAATGACGGAGGACTGTTTTACGCTCCGCCGTTCCGCTGA
- a CDS encoding amino acid ABC transporter permease, which yields MSQLSYPVSSDTTPRPTTASLSIGAWTSRNLFAGPVHIALTIAIAILAFYAAKFLADWAFLDATWVGGRRSDCTGGGACWAFVVNRFGQFVYGFYPPPQRWRVDLVMAALAGGIAALLLPWTPRKRLIAVTMLTASPLVDFWLLRGGLLGLAPVETDRWGGLMLTLVVGVTGVVGSFPLGIVLALGRRSELPAIRLMSAAFIELWRGVPLVTVLFMATVMLPFFLPHGVRFNELALALIGITVFAGAFLAEVIRGGLQAVPRGQYEAASALGLGYWQTTAMIVLPQALEKVIPGIVNNAIALFKDTTLVMIVGLFDILNIAAAGAADPLWLGSNAEGYVFVGLVFWLICFGLSRYSQAVERRLNADQRR from the coding sequence ATGTCGCAGCTCTCCTATCCGGTCTCGTCCGACACGACACCACGCCCCACCACCGCTTCCCTGAGCATCGGCGCCTGGACCAGCCGCAATCTATTCGCCGGTCCCGTGCATATCGCTCTCACCATTGCGATCGCAATTCTCGCGTTCTATGCCGCCAAGTTCCTGGCTGACTGGGCCTTCCTAGACGCGACCTGGGTTGGCGGCCGACGGAGCGATTGCACCGGTGGTGGCGCCTGCTGGGCTTTCGTCGTCAATCGGTTTGGTCAATTCGTCTACGGCTTCTATCCTCCGCCGCAACGCTGGCGGGTCGACCTCGTGATGGCGGCGCTGGCTGGAGGCATCGCTGCCCTGCTCCTGCCGTGGACGCCGCGCAAGCGGCTGATCGCCGTCACCATGCTGACCGCGTCTCCGTTGGTCGACTTCTGGCTCCTGCGCGGCGGCCTGCTCGGGCTCGCCCCGGTGGAGACCGACCGCTGGGGCGGACTCATGTTGACCTTGGTCGTCGGCGTCACCGGCGTCGTCGGTTCGTTTCCGCTGGGCATCGTGCTGGCGCTGGGCAGGCGTTCCGAGCTACCGGCGATACGCCTGATGTCAGCAGCCTTCATCGAGCTCTGGCGCGGCGTGCCGCTGGTGACGGTCCTATTCATGGCGACGGTGATGCTGCCCTTCTTCCTCCCGCACGGCGTTCGATTCAACGAGCTTGCGTTGGCCCTCATAGGCATCACCGTATTCGCTGGCGCCTTTCTAGCCGAGGTCATCCGCGGCGGCCTGCAGGCGGTTCCCCGGGGCCAGTATGAAGCGGCGTCGGCCCTTGGGCTTGGCTATTGGCAGACGACGGCCATGATCGTGCTGCCCCAGGCGCTGGAGAAGGTCATTCCCGGCATCGTCAACAATGCGATCGCGCTCTTCAAGGACACGACCTTGGTGATGATCGTCGGACTCTTCGACATCCTCAATATCGCCGCCGCCGGCGCCGCGGATCCGCTTTGGCTTGGCTCGAACGCCGAAGGATATGTCTTCGTCGGCCTCGTGTTCTGGCTGATCTGCTTTGGATTATCGCGCTATAGCCAGGCCGTCGAGCGACGGCTCAACGCCGACCAACGCCGATAA
- a CDS encoding heavy-metal-associated domain-containing protein, whose translation MSETFAVKDIHCTGCAKKITQAITAAEPGARVEVNIEQGIVTVDPIKDRRSIVAAIEGAGYALADNRPSAAG comes from the coding sequence ATGTCGGAGACGTTCGCGGTAAAGGATATTCACTGCACGGGCTGCGCCAAGAAGATCACGCAGGCGATCACGGCGGCCGAACCCGGTGCGCGCGTGGAGGTCAATATCGAGCAAGGCATCGTCACAGTCGATCCGATCAAGGATCGACGTAGCATCGTCGCTGCGATCGAAGGAGCAGGATATGCCCTCGCAGACAATCGACCCTCGGCGGCCGGATGA